The Frondihabitans australicus genome includes a region encoding these proteins:
- the ddaH gene encoding dimethylargininase produces MRDRRVRLAGVSIATDTDQAPATPRRATHRTILMCRPDFFTVSYRINPWMHPEDPTDTSRAVAQWQTLYDTYVGLGFDVELIDPIEGLPDMVYSANGGFVLDGKAYGASFTYPERQPEGPAYMKWFGDHGFEVAVPEQINEGEGDFLLVGDVILAGTGFRSDSTSHQELAKVFGREVVTLNLVNPSFYHLDTAIAVLDPEPVDGHSNIAYLESAFDEESLATLRSRFPDAILVSEEDAAILGLNSYSDGYNVVIASRAKGFEQQLRDRGYNPIGVDLSELLLGGGGVKCCTLELRR; encoded by the coding sequence ATGCGCGATCGGCGTGTGAGACTGGCAGGCGTGAGCATCGCGACCGACACCGACCAGGCCCCCGCGACACCGCGCCGGGCGACGCATCGCACGATCCTGATGTGCCGACCCGACTTCTTCACGGTGAGCTATCGCATCAACCCCTGGATGCACCCGGAAGACCCCACCGACACCAGCCGCGCGGTCGCCCAGTGGCAGACCCTCTACGACACGTACGTCGGCCTCGGCTTCGACGTCGAGCTCATCGACCCGATCGAGGGCCTGCCCGACATGGTCTACTCGGCCAACGGCGGCTTCGTGCTCGACGGCAAGGCCTACGGCGCCAGCTTCACCTACCCCGAGCGCCAGCCCGAGGGCCCGGCCTACATGAAGTGGTTCGGCGACCACGGCTTCGAGGTCGCCGTCCCCGAGCAGATCAACGAGGGCGAGGGCGACTTCCTCCTCGTGGGCGATGTGATCCTGGCCGGGACGGGATTCCGCAGCGACTCGACTTCGCACCAGGAGCTGGCGAAGGTCTTCGGCCGCGAGGTCGTGACCCTCAACCTCGTCAACCCGAGCTTCTACCACCTCGACACCGCGATCGCCGTGCTCGATCCCGAGCCGGTCGACGGGCACTCCAACATCGCCTACCTCGAGAGCGCCTTCGACGAGGAGTCGCTGGCGACGCTGCGGTCCCGCTTCCCCGACGCGATCCTGGTCAGCGAGGAGGACGCCGCCATCCTCGGCCTCAACTCGTACTCCGACGGCTACAACGTCGTGATCGCCTCGCGCGCCAAGGGCTTCGAGCAGCAGCTGCGCGACCGCGGCTACAACCCGATCGGCGTCGACCTCTCCGAACTCCTCCTCGGCGGGGGCGGCGTGAAGTGCTGCACCCTCGAGCTCCGGCGATGA
- a CDS encoding Lrp/AsnC family transcriptional regulator: MDNLDFSIIDLLRQNARAGYGDIGDVVGLSASAVKRRVDRMVHDGVIRGFTVQVDPAVDGLATEAYVELFCRGTVSPAELQRILSTVPEVVDAGTVTGSADAIVHMRSRDIPSLEGALERVRNAPNVDHTRSAIVLSKLINRQPA, translated from the coding sequence GTGGACAATCTCGACTTCAGCATCATCGACCTGCTGCGCCAGAACGCCCGCGCCGGCTACGGCGACATCGGCGACGTCGTGGGGCTCTCGGCCTCTGCGGTGAAGAGGCGCGTCGACCGGATGGTGCACGACGGCGTGATCCGCGGCTTCACGGTGCAGGTCGACCCGGCGGTCGACGGGCTGGCGACGGAGGCGTACGTCGAGCTGTTCTGCCGCGGAACGGTGTCGCCGGCCGAGCTCCAGCGGATCCTGAGCACCGTGCCCGAGGTGGTCGACGCCGGCACCGTCACCGGCAGCGCCGACGCGATCGTGCACATGCGGTCGCGCGACATCCCGTCGCTCGAGGGGGCGCTCGAGCGCGTGCGGAACGCGCCGAACGTCGATCACACGCGCAGCGCGATCGTCCTGTCCAAGCTGATCAACCGGCAGCCCGCGTAG